One Carassius auratus strain Wakin chromosome 3, ASM336829v1, whole genome shotgun sequence genomic region harbors:
- the LOC113048628 gene encoding uncharacterized protein LOC113048628 isoform X2 — MERFVLRRRRRRRTSARVRDEAAKLGIPECSEGKLTSKYPSSYEASMESKRKEMVEEMKKRRLNVALIARNMNSTFALRRKELIEKEPAVKNTVERWPALFTHSQIMAEFNRISGKNLQTEFFQKLDRFTPRFIDIFRAKGGDIGSKLKKILQQIENDKSNINAGRTAILHGLPLLLGEDPSDFYKTCFDCDDNEDMSDVEIGILTVINPRALQLYTTPCILVPQQRQSFWKVQCLWMILKIFHKQRVCSWTNLCSKLRVSCSTEMHIRLHTKSDFVPWPQVTQILNPITEKSPDAVIDHSHDASLSE; from the exons atgGAACGGTTTGTGTTAAGAAGACGACGACGAAGAAGAACCTCAGCTCGTGTTCGGGATGAGGCAGCAAAACTAG GAATTCCTGAATGTTCTGAGGGAAAGTTGACATCAAAGTACCCATCATCTTATGAAGCCAGCATGGAGTCCAAAAGGAAAGAGATGGTGGAAGAAATGAAGAAACGTCGTCTTAACGTTGCACTGATAGCCCGGAACATGAATTCTACATTTGCCTTGCGTAGAAAGGAATTGATAGAGAAGGAGCCTGCTGTGAAGAATACAGTGGAAAGGTGGCCAGCCCTCTTCACACATAGTCAG atcatggCAGAGTTTAATCGTATATCAGGCAAAAACCTGCAAACTGAATTCTTTCAAAAACTGGACAGATTTACTCCACGTTTCATCGATATCTTCAGGGCTAAAGGTGGAGACATTGGTTCCAAACTTAAGAAGATTCTGCAGCAGATTGAAAATGAC AAATCAAACATCAATGCGGGACGAACAGCCATTCTTCACGGCCTACCACTCCTCCTCGGAGAGGACCCCTCCGATTTTTACAAGACATGTTTT GACTGTGATGACAATGAAGACATGTCGGACGTTGAAATCGGTATTCTGACAGTGATTAACCCGAGGGCTCTGCAACTGTACACTACTCCCTGCATTTTGGTGCCACAACAACGGCAATCATTTTGGAAGGTACAGTGTTTGTGGATGATCTTGAAAATCTTCCACAAGCAACGTGTCTGCTCTTGGACTAATTTATGCTCTAAACTTAGAGTATCCTGCAGCACTGAAATGCACATTCGACTTCATACAAAGAGTGATTTTGTCCCTTGGCCACAAGTCACTCAAATCTTAAATCCAATCACTGAAAAATCGCCTGATGCAGTAATAGATCATAGCCATGATGCTAGTTTGAGTGAATAG
- the LOC113048628 gene encoding uncharacterized protein LOC113048628 isoform X1, giving the protein MYQHLRSLHTNRTSLLMTRILKICLKSGIPECSEGKLTSKYPSSYEASMESKRKEMVEEMKKRRLNVALIARNMNSTFALRRKELIEKEPAVKNTVERWPALFTHSQIMAEFNRISGKNLQTEFFQKLDRFTPRFIDIFRAKGGDIGSKLKKILQQIENDKSNINAGRTAILHGLPLLLGEDPSDFYKTCFDCDDNEDMSDVEIGILTVINPRALQLYTTPCILVPQQRQSFWKVQCLWMILKIFHKQRVCSWTNLCSKLRVSCSTEMHIRLHTKSDFVPWPQVTQILNPITEKSPDAVIDHSHDASLSE; this is encoded by the exons ATGTACCAACATCTCAGATCTTTACACACAAACAGAACATCACTGTTGATGACAAGAATTTTGAAAATCTGTCTGAAATCAG GAATTCCTGAATGTTCTGAGGGAAAGTTGACATCAAAGTACCCATCATCTTATGAAGCCAGCATGGAGTCCAAAAGGAAAGAGATGGTGGAAGAAATGAAGAAACGTCGTCTTAACGTTGCACTGATAGCCCGGAACATGAATTCTACATTTGCCTTGCGTAGAAAGGAATTGATAGAGAAGGAGCCTGCTGTGAAGAATACAGTGGAAAGGTGGCCAGCCCTCTTCACACATAGTCAG atcatggCAGAGTTTAATCGTATATCAGGCAAAAACCTGCAAACTGAATTCTTTCAAAAACTGGACAGATTTACTCCACGTTTCATCGATATCTTCAGGGCTAAAGGTGGAGACATTGGTTCCAAACTTAAGAAGATTCTGCAGCAGATTGAAAATGAC AAATCAAACATCAATGCGGGACGAACAGCCATTCTTCACGGCCTACCACTCCTCCTCGGAGAGGACCCCTCCGATTTTTACAAGACATGTTTT GACTGTGATGACAATGAAGACATGTCGGACGTTGAAATCGGTATTCTGACAGTGATTAACCCGAGGGCTCTGCAACTGTACACTACTCCCTGCATTTTGGTGCCACAACAACGGCAATCATTTTGGAAGGTACAGTGTTTGTGGATGATCTTGAAAATCTTCCACAAGCAACGTGTCTGCTCTTGGACTAATTTATGCTCTAAACTTAGAGTATCCTGCAGCACTGAAATGCACATTCGACTTCATACAAAGAGTGATTTTGTCCCTTGGCCACAAGTCACTCAAATCTTAAATCCAATCACTGAAAAATCGCCTGATGCAGTAATAGATCATAGCCATGATGCTAGTTTGAGTGAATAG